From one Aquicella siphonis genomic stretch:
- a CDS encoding Eco29kI family restriction endonuclease, whose amino-acid sequence MKNVKFDRNEHVYTSEAFVGIVKDAIRFFNGTPVHSLPPPESFLGTGVYAIYYTGSSSPYERFSELNRLSYDYPLYIGKAVPKGWRQSRISHSSLHQSHELYNRLREHGRNIKLVSGFNIDDFKCRFVIFEDAASDMIGSLEAALIKLNKPLWNTVIDGFGNHDPGKGRYEQAKSEWDVIHPGRQWSEKCKGAHKSAHEIFSKIEKYFKNLG is encoded by the coding sequence ATGAAAAATGTGAAATTTGACAGGAATGAACATGTCTACACAAGCGAAGCATTTGTAGGCATAGTGAAAGATGCTATAAGATTCTTCAATGGTACCCCTGTTCATTCTCTTCCACCTCCCGAGAGCTTTCTTGGTACTGGAGTTTATGCAATTTACTATACAGGATCGAGCAGCCCTTATGAAAGATTTTCCGAACTAAATCGATTATCATATGATTACCCACTTTATATTGGAAAAGCAGTTCCTAAAGGGTGGCGTCAATCACGAATTAGTCATAGCTCGCTGCATCAATCTCATGAACTTTACAATAGACTGCGAGAACATGGACGTAACATTAAGTTAGTATCTGGTTTTAATATTGACGATTTCAAATGTCGATTTGTAATTTTTGAAGACGCAGCATCGGATATGATTGGTTCACTTGAAGCTGCTTTAATTAAATTAAATAAACCATTATGGAACACAGTAATAGATGGATTTGGAAATCATGATCCAGGCAAAGGTAGATATGAGCAGGCAAAATCAGAATGGGATGTTATACATCCAGGTAGACAATGGTCTGAAAAATGCAAAGGTGCTCACAAATCAGCACACGAAATTTTCTCCAAAATTGAAAAATACTTCAAAAATCTTGGATGA
- a CDS encoding DNA cytosine methyltransferase, producing the protein MKSVEIFSGAGGLAKGLEIAGINHVAFVENNKNACATLKANFKSRNIFCGDIEDYEYCNLPTIDIVAGGPPCQPFSLGGKHKANQDNRDMFPYAIKAIETLTPKAFFFENVKGLLRPSFSDYFKYIILRLTYPECQSNSKDWRKHLLILNNINFSSYTGIKYKVTYKLLNAADYGVPQCRERVVIIGLRSDLNVDWTFPTQTHSEKMLLWNMCISGEYWEKYKIPKSKRNHPLIVSKDTKDKVIKLKNQFDMFSPQLRPWRTVRDALSDIPDPRSFHNIRDHIFRDGAKIYPGHSGSYYDWPSKTIKAGDHGVPGGENMIRYHDDTVRYFTIFEAKRIQTFPDNFYIHGSWGEAMRQIGNAVPVALAEVIGMKITEILSEKNKFFKRKGDKNTATFKDKLKKQCAELL; encoded by the coding sequence ATGAAATCTGTAGAAATTTTTTCTGGTGCTGGTGGTTTAGCTAAAGGTCTTGAAATTGCGGGAATAAACCATGTTGCTTTTGTTGAAAATAACAAGAATGCATGCGCTACTTTAAAGGCAAATTTTAAAAGTAGAAATATTTTTTGCGGAGATATAGAGGATTATGAATATTGCAATTTGCCCACTATTGATATTGTCGCCGGCGGACCTCCTTGCCAACCATTTTCTCTTGGAGGAAAACATAAAGCCAATCAAGACAATCGAGATATGTTTCCCTATGCAATAAAAGCGATCGAAACGCTTACACCAAAAGCTTTTTTTTTCGAAAACGTTAAAGGATTATTAAGACCCTCATTTTCGGATTATTTTAAATATATTATTCTCCGCCTAACTTATCCTGAATGCCAGTCAAACTCTAAAGACTGGAGAAAGCATTTACTCATTCTAAACAATATAAACTTTTCATCCTATACAGGGATTAAATATAAAGTAACTTACAAATTATTAAATGCGGCTGATTATGGAGTTCCTCAATGTCGTGAGCGCGTTGTCATTATTGGCCTAAGATCCGATTTAAATGTTGATTGGACATTTCCCACGCAAACCCATTCCGAAAAAATGTTATTATGGAATATGTGTATTTCGGGCGAATATTGGGAAAAATATAAAATTCCTAAATCTAAAAGAAATCATCCCTTAATTGTATCTAAAGATACTAAAGATAAAGTGATAAAATTAAAAAATCAATTCGATATGTTTTCACCCCAATTAAGACCATGGCGGACGGTCAGAGATGCATTATCAGATATTCCTGACCCGAGATCATTTCACAATATTCGAGATCATATATTTCGAGATGGTGCAAAAATATATCCTGGCCATAGTGGAAGTTATTATGACTGGCCATCTAAAACAATAAAAGCTGGTGACCACGGTGTTCCGGGCGGTGAGAATATGATCAGATACCATGATGACACAGTGAGATATTTTACTATTTTTGAAGCAAAAAGAATTCAAACATTTCCAGATAACTTTTATATTCATGGTTCATGGGGCGAAGCAATGCGTCAAATAGGTAATGCTGTCCCAGTTGCTCTCGCGGAAGTAATAGGAATGAAAATTACTGAAATATTGAGCGAAAAAAATAAATTTTTCAAAAGAAAAGGAGATAAAAATACTGCTACTTTTAAGGATAAATTAAAAAAACAATGTGCTGAATTACTATAA
- a CDS encoding very short patch repair endonuclease — protein MNDSISKKRSAQMALVKSKNTKPEMLVRRLVHRMGYRYRLHKSDLPGKPDLVFVSRKKIIFVNGCFWHGHNCHLGRIPKSRIEFWTNKITGNINRDNKNIEKLRTLGWSILLLWECELKNREYLTHIVSDFLNDG, from the coding sequence ATGAATGACTCTATTTCAAAAAAGAGAAGTGCTCAAATGGCGCTTGTAAAATCGAAAAATACGAAGCCTGAAATGCTCGTAAGACGACTTGTTCATCGAATGGGATACCGCTACCGTCTTCACAAATCTGATTTGCCAGGAAAGCCCGATTTGGTGTTTGTTTCACGAAAAAAAATTATTTTTGTTAATGGTTGCTTCTGGCATGGACATAATTGCCACCTTGGCAGAATACCAAAATCACGAATTGAATTTTGGACTAATAAAATAACAGGCAACATTAATAGAGATAATAAAAATATTGAAAAATTGAGGACATTGGGCTGGTCTATTCTTTTGCTCTGGGAATGCGAGCTTAAAAATAGAGAATATCTTACGCATATTGTAAGTGATTTTCTTAATGATGGGTAA
- a CDS encoding DUF4276 family protein yields MSLFLRDLLPRLFPTFIDEEHYSLRHHDGKEDLIGAIPPFIKGIASKFEVSVIIIHDQDNKDCVQLKAEIKQLCKHSTAPVFIPIPCRELEAWYLGDPEGFSSIYQEFDKVKKKNVFRRNPDDLIKPSKIIKDYVPSFSKTDAARNMGKIINTDKNKSKSFQYFIRELKKFVQKSIKIN; encoded by the coding sequence ATGTCTCTTTTTTTAAGAGACCTCCTCCCGAGGTTATTTCCTACTTTTATTGATGAGGAGCACTATTCCCTTCGTCATCACGATGGAAAAGAGGACTTAATAGGTGCCATCCCTCCCTTTATAAAAGGCATAGCCTCTAAATTTGAAGTTAGCGTGATAATCATACACGATCAAGATAATAAAGACTGTGTGCAGTTAAAAGCTGAAATTAAGCAATTATGCAAACATTCTACAGCTCCTGTATTTATTCCCATCCCGTGTCGCGAGCTGGAAGCCTGGTATCTTGGTGATCCAGAGGGATTCTCATCCATATATCAAGAATTCGATAAAGTTAAAAAGAAAAATGTTTTTCGAAGAAATCCGGATGATCTAATAAAACCATCTAAGATTATTAAAGATTATGTACCATCATTCAGCAAGACAGACGCAGCTCGTAATATGGGCAAGATAATAAATACTGACAAAAATAAATCAAAAAGTTTTCAGTATTTCATCAGAGAGCTAAAAAAGTTTGTGCAAAAATCAATCAAAATTAATTGA
- a CDS encoding AAA family ATPase, translating into MKVEQISIKNYKMFKDASVKSLPPMSVFVGANGAGKSTFFDVFGFLSDALKENVSIAINRRGGFKEVITRGCNENDLIEIEIKFRNLQEELESSPLITYQLKVGQEENKIIVHTEVLKYRRGMRGKPWHFLNFHRGKGTAITNEDQYGQQDAEENREEQTLSSPDILAIKGLGQFERFKAISSFRKLLEGWFVSNLQIEAARTIGDVGFAPHLSSKGENLAQVTKYIFENHKTIFDKICKKMSERVPGIGNVEAIQNDAGQIILKFRDGSFKDPFISRYVSDGTIKMFAYLVLLYDPNPHPLLCIEEPENYLYPQLLTELVDELRIYSRRGGQVFITTHSPDFLNALDIEEVFCIIKKNGISSICRAKDIPSVVSLWEEGEKLGALWRRGYFREGGLF; encoded by the coding sequence ATGAAGGTCGAACAAATATCGATAAAAAACTATAAAATGTTTAAAGATGCTTCTGTTAAAAGTCTGCCACCAATGAGCGTTTTTGTTGGAGCTAATGGCGCTGGGAAATCAACTTTTTTTGATGTCTTTGGTTTCTTAAGCGATGCACTAAAAGAAAATGTATCAATTGCAATTAATCGCAGGGGTGGTTTTAAGGAAGTAATAACTCGAGGCTGCAATGAAAATGATTTGATTGAAATCGAGATTAAATTTAGAAACCTACAAGAAGAATTAGAATCATCACCACTAATAACATATCAACTTAAAGTCGGGCAGGAAGAAAACAAAATAATTGTTCACACTGAAGTGCTAAAATATCGACGAGGCATGAGAGGAAAACCTTGGCATTTTTTAAACTTTCATAGAGGCAAGGGAACAGCAATTACTAACGAAGATCAATATGGTCAACAAGATGCTGAGGAAAATCGTGAAGAACAAACCTTAAGCTCACCTGATATTCTCGCTATTAAAGGATTAGGACAATTCGAACGATTCAAAGCAATATCTTCATTCCGCAAGTTACTTGAAGGTTGGTTTGTTTCTAATCTTCAAATTGAAGCTGCCCGAACAATAGGAGATGTTGGATTTGCTCCGCATCTAAGTAGCAAAGGAGAAAATCTAGCACAGGTTACAAAATATATCTTTGAAAACCATAAAACAATCTTCGATAAAATATGCAAAAAAATGTCAGAAAGAGTCCCTGGAATTGGAAATGTTGAAGCAATACAAAACGATGCCGGCCAAATAATATTAAAATTTAGAGACGGAAGCTTTAAAGATCCTTTTATTTCCCGTTATGTTTCTGATGGAACGATTAAAATGTTTGCATATCTAGTTCTATTATATGACCCAAACCCCCATCCTTTGTTATGCATTGAAGAACCAGAAAATTATCTTTATCCTCAATTATTAACTGAACTTGTAGATGAACTCAGAATTTACTCTCGCCGTGGCGGCCAAGTTTTTATCACAACACATTCGCCTGATTTTTTAAATGCTCTTGATATAGAAGAGGTATTTTGTATTATTAAAAAAAATGGGATTTCAAGCATTTGTAGAGCCAAAGATATTCCATCGGTTGTCAGCCTTTGGGAAGAGGGTGAGAAACTCGGCGCACTTTGGAGAAGAGGTTATTTCCGAGAAGGCGGCTTGTTCTAA
- a CDS encoding helix-turn-helix domain-containing protein produces the protein MTAQTLKKQNGHKISHGSSHIKKEEHAALAKQMKLFSIAKKMNKSGLSDSFIVNAVRVALEFDGVADLMSLWAEETEKKEREEIIADIQDMIEACEQKDKHEEMYIKFNDLEAIARDIRAFKDTLYQEVMKRGGINKLSELTGIPQPSLSRFFNSNAMPRRSTLLLIARALDLNGLPIDVKWSK, from the coding sequence ATGACAGCACAAACATTAAAGAAGCAAAATGGGCATAAGATTTCCCATGGCAGCTCACATATAAAAAAAGAAGAGCACGCTGCATTGGCTAAACAAATGAAGCTGTTTTCTATTGCTAAAAAAATGAATAAATCTGGTTTGTCAGATTCATTCATCGTTAATGCTGTTCGTGTTGCATTAGAATTTGATGGCGTTGCCGATCTTATGAGTCTCTGGGCAGAAGAGACAGAGAAAAAAGAAAGAGAAGAAATTATTGCAGATATCCAGGACATGATCGAAGCATGCGAACAAAAAGATAAACATGAAGAAATGTATATCAAGTTTAACGACCTTGAGGCAATTGCTCGAGATATCAGAGCTTTTAAGGATACTTTATATCAAGAAGTGATGAAGCGAGGTGGAATAAATAAATTATCTGAATTGACTGGTATCCCGCAGCCATCTTTATCACGTTTTTTTAATTCAAATGCAATGCCGAGGAGGTCAACTCTTTTATTAATTGCTCGGGCGCTTGATCTAAACGGATTGCCGATCGATGTGAAATGGAGTAAATGA
- a CDS encoding replication-relaxation family protein: MKMTQRDIDILEFINEFWFCEITQIEQKFDLKKPRSYQIMQRLIKEKLVIHERVFHGRNGIYYLSKQGASHFDLPAMSNVPIAIYDHQLAIIDIYFKLMHLHPEAQWISERRLKRERFAKGIGRLGHISDGLLVFPVDKQIAIEVELTMKGKLRLEKIFKAYASQLEIKEIWYFCSPEILPKMQKAAEKRPYIKIHRL; encoded by the coding sequence ATGAAAATGACCCAGCGTGACATAGATATTCTGGAGTTTATTAATGAGTTTTGGTTTTGTGAAATTACTCAGATAGAGCAGAAGTTTGATTTAAAGAAACCCAGGTCTTATCAGATTATGCAACGGTTAATAAAAGAAAAGCTGGTCATCCATGAAAGGGTGTTTCATGGGCGCAATGGAATTTATTATCTCAGCAAACAGGGTGCCAGCCATTTTGATTTACCAGCAATGAGTAATGTGCCAATAGCGATATACGATCATCAGCTTGCTATTATCGATATCTATTTCAAGTTAATGCATCTACATCCTGAAGCACAATGGATTAGCGAACGCAGGTTGAAACGTGAGAGATTTGCCAAAGGGATTGGGAGACTTGGACATATTTCTGATGGGCTGTTGGTCTTTCCAGTTGATAAACAAATAGCGATTGAAGTGGAACTGACAATGAAAGGAAAATTGCGGCTTGAAAAAATATTCAAGGCATACGCGAGTCAGCTTGAGATAAAGGAAATCTGGTATTTCTGCTCACCAGAGATTTTGCCGAAAATGCAGAAGGCGGCGGAGAAGCGGCCGTATATCAAGATACATAGGCTGTGA
- a CDS encoding AAA family ATPase, producing MSMLHIGEIMNRILPKPQALEVTSVYEFVKRELPPRENILAPWLPVQGLTMIYAPRGIGKTHVALGIAHAVANGTTFLNWSAPKPRSVLYLDGEMPATLMQERLKALMKDPTQKPKALFQLLTPDLQHGAMPDLATYKGQEMLEPHLKDIDLIIIDNISTLCRNSKENEADSWLPVQDWALTQRAAGKSILFIHHAGKGGHQRGTSKREDILDTVIALKRPDDYNAKDGAIFQVTFEKARCFMGNDAEGFEAQLIINNDVHEWQTRAIPGTMYEQVISMAKQGLKQKEIAEKMNLDKSGVSRYIKTAHQEGRIQ from the coding sequence ATGAGCATGCTACATATTGGAGAAATCATGAATCGAATCTTACCCAAACCACAGGCACTGGAGGTTACCAGTGTTTATGAGTTCGTTAAAAGAGAATTGCCGCCGCGTGAAAACATTCTTGCACCATGGCTGCCCGTGCAGGGGCTCACCATGATTTACGCACCACGCGGCATAGGCAAAACTCACGTTGCATTAGGCATTGCACATGCGGTTGCCAATGGTACCACTTTTTTGAATTGGAGTGCACCCAAGCCTCGAAGTGTTTTGTATCTGGATGGCGAAATGCCGGCAACACTCATGCAAGAACGGTTAAAAGCATTAATGAAGGATCCGACGCAAAAACCAAAAGCGTTATTTCAATTATTAACGCCTGATTTGCAACACGGTGCCATGCCTGATCTTGCCACTTACAAAGGGCAAGAAATGCTTGAGCCTCACTTGAAAGATATTGATTTAATTATTATCGATAACATTTCAACCCTATGCCGCAACAGCAAAGAAAATGAAGCTGATTCCTGGTTACCCGTTCAAGACTGGGCGCTAACACAACGAGCAGCTGGAAAATCCATTTTATTTATTCATCATGCTGGCAAAGGCGGTCATCAACGAGGAACCAGCAAGCGGGAAGATATTCTGGATACCGTCATCGCATTGAAGCGACCTGATGATTACAACGCCAAAGATGGCGCTATTTTCCAAGTAACATTTGAAAAAGCACGATGCTTCATGGGTAATGATGCAGAGGGATTTGAAGCTCAGTTAATTATTAACAATGACGTCCACGAATGGCAGACGCGTGCGATTCCAGGAACAATGTATGAACAAGTGATTAGCATGGCCAAACAAGGACTCAAGCAAAAGGAAATCGCTGAAAAGATGAATCTTGATAAATCAGGTGTCAGCCGTTACATCAAGACCGCTCATCAGGAAGGCAGAATCCAATAG
- a CDS encoding helix-turn-helix transcriptional regulator produces the protein MIIRSTNVEAIQIIMFPDGRLDTRNAALYLGLKEKTLAMMRGSGTGPKFIKRGRVFYFKEDLDAWINAEGRLISTAQSFHK, from the coding sequence ATGATTATAAGAAGTACAAACGTGGAAGCTATCCAAATCATCATGTTTCCAGATGGCAGATTAGACACCAGAAATGCAGCACTTTATCTCGGCCTTAAAGAAAAAACATTGGCCATGATGCGCGGAAGCGGCACCGGCCCAAAATTCATCAAACGTGGAAGAGTGTTTTACTTCAAGGAAGATTTAGATGCTTGGATAAACGCAGAAGGACGACTCATCTCTACCGCACAATCTTTTCATAAGTAG
- a CDS encoding tyrosine-type recombinase/integrase: MALKFTKITRINQRNLNAGDKLEEHGITFERLVNGDGRYKINIMVDGQRIHRVVGKESEGVTRIQAEELIAKLRTDARHGRLNLPKGRKLQFTFAEAAKKYLGKLEEEGGKDLVAKKYRLDMHVIPFFGSMVLNKICTFDIERYKKGRRESNAKPGTINRELSVISHLINKAIDWKWLDHKPCNIKRFKEDSGRIVYLTTEQISNVLEAAKADQCTYIYPFIVIGLGTSMRRMEILSIQIKNIDLDKRVIFIPHAKAGAREQPIPQYLADFLKGYIETAKPDQVWLFPSKHSESGHIMNVEKQFRRVIAAAGLNPKEVLRHTLRHTAITHLVQAGVDLPTVQRISGHKTLQMVVRYSHQNGEHIRSAMDALEQRYDLKQINKI; encoded by the coding sequence ATGGCACTCAAGTTCACGAAAATAACTCGTATTAACCAAAGAAATCTTAATGCTGGCGATAAATTAGAAGAGCATGGCATCACATTTGAGCGATTAGTTAATGGTGATGGCAGATATAAAATAAATATTATGGTTGATGGCCAGCGTATTCATCGTGTGGTTGGTAAAGAATCTGAAGGTGTAACTCGAATTCAAGCAGAAGAATTAATCGCCAAGCTACGCACGGATGCCAGACATGGCAGGCTAAATCTGCCTAAAGGCCGCAAGTTGCAATTTACTTTTGCAGAAGCAGCAAAAAAATATTTGGGGAAGCTAGAGGAAGAGGGCGGTAAGGATTTGGTCGCAAAAAAATATCGGCTTGATATGCATGTGATTCCTTTTTTTGGCAGTATGGTTTTAAATAAAATATGCACGTTTGATATTGAGCGATACAAGAAGGGGCGCAGAGAGTCCAATGCAAAGCCGGGTACAATTAACCGTGAATTGTCAGTGATTTCTCATTTAATTAATAAAGCGATTGATTGGAAGTGGCTGGATCACAAGCCTTGTAATATCAAGCGATTTAAAGAAGATAGCGGTCGTATTGTTTATTTGACGACAGAACAAATTTCTAATGTTTTGGAAGCCGCGAAAGCGGATCAATGTACGTATATTTATCCGTTTATCGTGATAGGTCTTGGTACTTCCATGCGGCGAATGGAAATTCTGTCTATTCAAATTAAAAATATTGATTTGGATAAGCGTGTGATTTTTATTCCGCATGCAAAAGCAGGTGCGCGTGAGCAACCAATACCACAATATTTGGCTGATTTCCTGAAAGGATACATTGAGACTGCCAAGCCTGATCAAGTCTGGTTGTTCCCTTCAAAACATTCTGAATCAGGGCATATCATGAATGTTGAGAAGCAGTTCCGGCGTGTAATTGCAGCTGCTGGATTAAATCCCAAAGAAGTGTTGCGCCACACGTTGCGTCATACAGCGATTACCCACTTGGTGCAAGCGGGTGTAGATTTGCCAACTGTTCAGCGTATTTCAGGGCATAAGACTTTGCAGATGGTGGTGCGGTATAGTCATCAGAATGGCGAGCATATTCGGAGTGCGATGGATGCGTTGGAGCAACGTTATGATTTGAAACAAATTAATAAAATTTAA
- a CDS encoding DUF2207 domain-containing protein, whose product MKKILFWISLTGMLALALGNNARADLASEKIYDFVSHVLVNPDASIDITEFISVYANRNRIVHGIVRRLPTRYTDSYGITRHTQYNIQEILKNKNPSVYHVQKSNNELDIYIGERNTILPSGDYVYTIRYHVNNAVNFLRDGDEIYWNITGNGWDFTIDRAQAVIQLPAQAKISHYAAYTGAKGEKGQNFTVSQTADNEITFTTTKPLLPGEGFTVAAAWQKGIVQQPQGMTGLLMQFQNAEWLIIGLTIAVFIYYFSVWHAYGRDLEKGTIVPLFEPPEGLTPEALRYIERMGFDNKTFSAAIVNMAASGYLSIDNQDNNFELKLTASVNRPLPDEEQALAQKLFSSGSSFQISQTNHDTIRKARSELNRILRANYQDKYFLTNRKYLAGGWIMTALAFLSAILFSDDPANAGFAVFWLSGWTAGCAFLLWQAFNAIRLAYITRSWLKTTGAVFMALFALPFLLGEVLGIYALGGAIPIFTIPMLFLLVVLNILFWNILKAPTRDGRRLMDKIEGFKLFFKTTEKYRLQQMSAPQKTPELYEKYLPYAIALDVENEWSAQFNDILRQSGIEPAGYHPGWYSGPAWSTRNVAALPVFLGAGLASSLAAASVSSSSSASGGGGSSGGGGGGGGGGGW is encoded by the coding sequence ATGAAAAAAATTCTTTTCTGGATTTCCCTCACAGGCATGCTTGCGCTTGCGTTGGGAAACAATGCACGGGCCGATCTTGCTTCTGAGAAAATTTACGATTTTGTCAGTCATGTTCTGGTCAATCCGGATGCCTCCATTGATATCACCGAATTCATTTCGGTGTACGCGAATCGAAACCGTATTGTACATGGCATTGTACGCCGGCTGCCGACCCGCTATACCGACAGCTACGGCATCACGCGGCACACTCAATACAATATCCAGGAAATACTCAAAAATAAAAATCCATCCGTTTATCATGTGCAAAAGAGCAATAACGAACTCGATATTTATATAGGCGAGAGAAATACGATTCTCCCATCGGGCGATTACGTTTATACCATTCGATATCACGTGAATAACGCAGTCAATTTTTTGCGCGATGGCGATGAAATCTATTGGAATATCACGGGAAACGGCTGGGATTTCACCATAGACAGAGCTCAAGCCGTCATCCAACTGCCCGCTCAGGCAAAAATTTCTCATTACGCGGCTTATACCGGTGCAAAAGGCGAAAAAGGCCAGAATTTTACCGTCAGCCAGACTGCGGATAATGAAATCACCTTTACCACCACCAAGCCTTTGCTGCCCGGAGAAGGTTTTACCGTTGCGGCCGCCTGGCAAAAAGGCATAGTACAACAGCCGCAGGGCATGACAGGGTTGCTGATGCAGTTTCAGAATGCTGAATGGCTCATCATAGGGTTGACTATCGCCGTGTTTATTTATTATTTTTCTGTCTGGCACGCTTATGGAAGAGACCTGGAAAAGGGAACCATTGTTCCGCTGTTTGAACCACCGGAAGGATTGACACCCGAAGCCCTGCGGTATATCGAGCGCATGGGATTCGACAATAAGACATTCAGCGCCGCTATCGTCAATATGGCCGCGAGCGGGTATTTGTCCATTGATAATCAGGACAATAACTTTGAACTCAAGCTGACTGCTTCTGTAAACCGGCCATTGCCGGACGAAGAACAAGCATTGGCGCAGAAACTGTTTTCCTCCGGATCTTCGTTTCAGATCTCCCAGACAAATCACGATACTATTCGCAAGGCACGCTCAGAACTAAACAGGATCTTGCGCGCGAATTATCAGGACAAGTATTTTCTCACCAACAGAAAATACCTTGCCGGGGGCTGGATCATGACAGCCCTGGCATTTTTATCCGCCATTCTGTTTTCCGATGATCCCGCGAATGCGGGATTTGCGGTTTTCTGGCTCAGCGGCTGGACAGCGGGCTGCGCCTTTTTGCTGTGGCAAGCATTTAATGCCATTCGGCTTGCATATATCACGCGCTCATGGCTAAAAACTACAGGCGCCGTATTTATGGCCTTGTTTGCCCTGCCTTTTCTGCTGGGGGAAGTCCTGGGAATATACGCACTGGGAGGCGCCATTCCCATTTTCACCATTCCCATGCTGTTTCTGCTTGTGGTGCTGAATATCTTGTTTTGGAACATCCTTAAAGCACCGACCCGGGACGGCAGGAGGCTGATGGATAAAATCGAGGGATTTAAGTTATTTTTTAAAACAACAGAAAAATATCGTCTGCAACAAATGTCCGCCCCGCAAAAAACACCTGAGTTGTATGAAAAATATTTGCCTTACGCCATTGCACTGGATGTGGAAAATGAATGGAGCGCGCAGTTTAATGACATTTTACGGCAGTCAGGCATAGAACCCGCCGGCTATCATCCCGGGTGGTATTCCGGCCCGGCATGGTCTACCCGGAATGTCGCCGCCCTGCCCGTTTTCCTGGGTGCAGGTCTTGCCTCATCACTGGCTGCCGCTTCCGTTTCATCCTCTTCCTCAGCCAGCGGCGGCGGAGGATCTTCCGGAGGCGGCGGGGGCGGCGGCGGGGGCGGCGGCTGGTGA
- a CDS encoding LemA family protein: MLIISLLIILAVVILYIILTYNQLVRLQNLTREGWSGIDVQLKQRANLIPNLVETVKGYMGHERGVLEKVTELRSQALASGSVPERAANENMLTSALRQLFAVSENYPDLKASQNFIELQNTLTSIENQIQLSRRYYNGAVRDLNIAIQSFPSNLIAKSFHFTPAEFFEIEDAKEREVPTVKLV, translated from the coding sequence ATGTTGATCATCAGTCTGCTGATCATTCTCGCCGTTGTCATCTTGTATATTATACTCACTTATAACCAGCTGGTCCGCTTGCAAAACCTCACACGCGAGGGCTGGAGCGGCATTGATGTCCAGCTTAAGCAGCGTGCGAACCTGATTCCCAATCTGGTTGAAACCGTCAAGGGATACATGGGACACGAGCGCGGCGTGCTGGAAAAAGTCACGGAATTGCGCAGCCAGGCGCTTGCTTCCGGCAGCGTCCCCGAGCGGGCCGCCAATGAAAACATGCTCACCAGCGCCCTGCGGCAGCTGTTTGCGGTCTCGGAAAACTACCCTGATCTGAAGGCAAGCCAGAATTTCATTGAATTGCAAAACACTCTTACTTCCATTGAAAACCAGATTCAGCTTTCAAGGCGATATTACAATGGCGCCGTCAGGGATCTTAATATCGCTATCCAGTCTTTCCCAAGCAATTTGATCGCTAAAAGTTTTCATTTCACTCCCGCCGAATTTTTTGAAATCGAAGATGCAAAAGAACGTGAAGTTCCAACTGTCAAGCTGGTCTGA